One window of Triticum dicoccoides isolate Atlit2015 ecotype Zavitan chromosome 5A, WEW_v2.0, whole genome shotgun sequence genomic DNA carries:
- the LOC119299256 gene encoding 11-beta-hydroxysteroid dehydrogenase A-like codes for MARQALTNGFLGGFMYVGLALVLLAYLPVAFLCRLVYRLLIRPFAAGEDLRGKVVLITGASSGIGEHLAYEYARKGACVALVARTEIALRAVAKTARELGAPDTLVVPADITDVDEAKRAVEETLAHFGKLNHLVANAGVWSSCFFEEITNVSAFQNVMDLNFWGAVYPTYFALPYLKASRGNIVVTASVAGRVPVARMSFYNASKAAVIRFYETLRAELGPHVRVTILMPGYVVSNLTMGKGVQKDGNVGFDEDARDINVGPLPVGRTETLAEVVVASVRRGDSYVTWPGWYWPFHMVMCAAPELVDCFSRAFYVSKSSDKDGDALSKKILMAVGGDKFYPKNIRSSQPQ; via the exons ATGGCGAGGCAAGCCCTGACGAACGGGTTCCTCGGCGGCTTCATGTACGTGGGGCTGGCGCTGGTGCTCCTCGCATACCTCCCCGTCGCCTTCCTCTGCCGCCTCGTCTACAGGCTGCTGATCAGGCCCTTCGCCGCCGGCGAGGACCTCCGCGGCAAGGTCGTGCTCATCACCGGCGCCTCCTCCGGCATCGGCGAG CACCTGGCGTACGAGTACGCGAGGAAAGGCGCGTGCGTGGCGCTGGTGGCCCGGACGGAGATCGCGCTGCGCGCCGTGGCCAAGACGGCGCGGGAGCTGGGCGCGCCGGACACGCTGGTGGTGCCGGCGGACATCACCGACGTGGACGAGGCCAAGCGGGCCGTCGAGGAGACCCTCGCCCACTTCGGCAAAT TGAATCACCTGGTGGCCAACGCGGGCGTGTGGTCCAGCTGCTTCTTCGAGGAGATCACCAACGTGTCCGCCTTCCAGAACGTCATG GATCTCAACTTCTGGGGCGCGGTGTACCCGACCTACTTCGCGCTGCCCTACCTGAAGGCCAGCCGCGGCAACATCGTGGTCACCGCCTCCGTGGCCGGCAGGGTCCCCGTGGCGCGGATGAGCTTCTACAAC GCGAGCAAGGCCGCGGTGATCCGGTTCTACGAGACGCTGCGGGCGGAGCTGGGGCCGCACGTCCGCGTCACCATCCTCATGCCGGGCTACGTCGTCTCCAACCTCACCATGGGCAAGGGCGTGCAGAAGGACGGCAACGTCGGCTTCGACGAGGACGCCCGCGAC ATAAACGTCGGGCCGCTGCCGGTGGGGAGGACGGAGAcgctggcggaggtggtggtggcgagCGTGCGGCGGGGCGACAGCTACGTGACGTGGCCCGGGTGGTACTGGCCGTTCCACATGGTGATGTGCGCCGCGCCGGAGCTCGTCGACTGCTTCTCCAGGGCCTTCTACGTCTCCAAGTCCAGCGACAAGGACGGCGACGCGCTCAGCAAGAAGATCCTCATGGCCGTCGGCGGCGACAAGTTCTACCCCAAGAACATCCGCTCCTCCCAGCCCCAATAA